From a single Cytophagales bacterium WSM2-2 genomic region:
- a CDS encoding membrane protein: MTRLGYFLILIGIGVTAEAQQTPVFSQYYFNELVINPAYAGSHVQLSATSMYRNQWVNMPGAPKTYLFSAHTSLLHDKIGVGMMINVDNIGSYSNKNLYLSYAYFLKYPKSTLSLGLQAGFDFIGADFSKLDLQNPGDLSFIPVNAFRPNIGTGLYYKRKNFFAGFSVPMLINNKVDYTDANAVAAQIQQARYYFLRAGGIFPINKMNTVQFNPSFMLRSQEGQALALDLNAAFVFYEVCSAGVSYRTVDAVITFVELKLSDKIHVAYSYDWTTSPLNTFSYGTHEFMINFRTRIRDIHKNLECPSFYGYK, from the coding sequence ATGACCCGACTAGGCTATTTTTTGATTCTGATAGGAATCGGTGTAACTGCCGAAGCTCAGCAAACACCTGTTTTTAGTCAATACTATTTTAATGAACTCGTGATCAATCCGGCTTATGCCGGAAGTCATGTGCAGCTGAGTGCCACGTCTATGTACCGGAACCAATGGGTAAACATGCCCGGTGCCCCGAAGACTTACCTGTTTAGCGCACACACATCATTGCTGCATGATAAGATTGGCGTGGGGATGATGATCAACGTGGATAATATCGGAAGCTATTCCAATAAGAATCTTTATCTCAGCTATGCCTATTTTTTGAAATATCCGAAGTCAACACTTTCGCTCGGCCTCCAGGCGGGATTCGATTTTATTGGAGCGGATTTCAGTAAATTGGATTTGCAAAACCCCGGCGATCTTTCTTTTATTCCAGTCAACGCGTTCAGACCGAATATTGGAACAGGCCTTTACTACAAGCGTAAAAATTTCTTTGCCGGTTTTTCTGTGCCGATGTTGATCAACAATAAAGTTGATTATACGGACGCCAATGCAGTAGCTGCACAGATCCAGCAAGCCAGATATTACTTTCTGAGGGCTGGAGGAATCTTTCCGATCAACAAAATGAATACAGTGCAGTTCAATCCTTCATTCATGCTTCGATCACAAGAAGGTCAGGCACTGGCATTAGACTTGAACGCAGCCTTTGTTTTCTATGAGGTTTGCAGTGCCGGAGTTTCGTATCGTACTGTAGATGCCGTGATTACATTTGTAGAATTGAAGCTAAGCGATAAGATTCACGTAGCCTATTCTTACGACTGGACTACTTCGCCTCTCAATACTTTTTCTTACGGCACTCATGAATTCATGATCAACTTCCGCACACGGATTCGCGACATCCACAAAAATCTGGAGTGTCCTTCATTTTACGGGTACAAGTAA